From Ruminococcus sp. HUN007, a single genomic window includes:
- a CDS encoding type II toxin-antitoxin system RelE/ParE family toxin, with protein sequence MENRRYTLRYLPGFQEDLMECVRYISNNLQNPAAAEKLINDVEAVILERLECPLAFKAYPSSRNRELDYYRINIRNYSVFYVVIDDIMEVRRFIYNRRDLTKML encoded by the coding sequence TTGGAAAATAGAAGATACACTTTACGTTACCTGCCGGGCTTTCAGGAAGATTTGATGGAGTGTGTGCGTTACATTTCAAATAATCTTCAGAATCCTGCAGCAGCTGAAAAACTGATAAATGATGTTGAAGCTGTGATTCTTGAGCGCCTTGAATGTCCGCTTGCATTTAAAGCCTATCCTTCATCCAGAAACAGAGAACTGGATTACTATAGAATCAATATCCGAAACTATTCAGTTTTTTATGTTGTAATCGATGATATAATGGAAGTAAGACGGTTTATCTATAATCGACGTGATTTAACGAAAATGCTTTGA
- a CDS encoding type II toxin-antitoxin system Phd/YefM family antitoxin: MIDIRPVSDLRNKYTEIEAVVNEGKPVYLTKNGYGTMVVMSIETYSDLIDNIESKLDESDYEARTTERRLTHDEVFSEVRKAIGK, translated from the coding sequence ATGATCGATATTCGTCCGGTATCTGATTTACGTAATAAATATACAGAAATTGAAGCCGTTGTGAACGAGGGAAAACCTGTGTATCTGACTAAAAACGGATATGGAACCATGGTTGTCATGAGCATTGAAACTTACTCTGACTTAATTGATAATATTGAATCAAAACTTGATGAATCTGATTATGAAGCAAGGACTACTGAAAGAAGATTAACTCATGATGAAGTCTTTTCGGAGGTACGTAAAGCAATTGGAAAATAG
- a CDS encoding cysteine synthase family protein — protein sequence MNYYDSMQALIGNTPLVRLGNIVNENGVNVFAKLELWNPSGSVKDRTGLYMINDAERRGVLKKGGTIVEATAGNTGLGIAFSALNRGYRIIFVVPTKFSAEKQALLRALGAEVVNTPRELGMLGAVAKAEEIKAQIPGSISLEQFKNQSNPLAHYETTGREIFESLDGKIDYVVAGAGSGGTYSGILRYIKEHVPSAKGILADPVGSTMGGGEHADYNIEGIGNDFIADTMDMSLVDDVIKVTDNEAFETSRRLARTEGIFAGSSSGAAMAAVLKLIKSGAKGNIVTVFPDRGDRYFSTGLYE from the coding sequence ATGAATTACTATGATTCCATGCAGGCGCTGATAGGTAACACTCCTCTTGTAAGACTTGGTAATATAGTAAACGAAAACGGTGTAAATGTGTTTGCGAAGCTTGAACTCTGGAACCCGTCCGGAAGTGTCAAGGACCGTACCGGACTTTACATGATAAACGATGCTGAACGCAGGGGAGTTCTGAAAAAAGGCGGCACGATAGTTGAAGCCACTGCCGGCAACACCGGACTCGGAATTGCATTTTCCGCACTTAACCGCGGTTACCGCATTATTTTTGTAGTGCCTACGAAGTTTTCAGCAGAAAAACAGGCTCTTCTCCGTGCTCTCGGTGCGGAAGTTGTAAACACTCCGCGTGAACTCGGAATGCTTGGCGCAGTAGCAAAAGCGGAGGAGATCAAGGCACAGATACCGGGATCTATTTCACTCGAACAGTTCAAAAACCAGAGCAATCCTCTTGCCCACTACGAAACAACAGGCCGTGAGATCTTTGAGTCCCTTGACGGTAAGATAGATTATGTAGTTGCCGGCGCAGGCAGCGGCGGAACATATTCCGGCATACTGCGGTATATTAAGGAACACGTTCCTTCCGCAAAAGGTATACTTGCCGATCCGGTAGGTTCCACAATGGGCGGCGGAGAGCACGCCGACTACAATATTGAAGGCATAGGAAACGACTTTATTGCAGACACAATGGACATGTCCCTTGTGGACGACGTAATAAAGGTAACCGATAACGAAGCATTCGAAACATCAAGACGCCTCGCCCGCACAGAAGGCATCTTCGCCGGCTCATCATCCGGGGCCGCCATGGCAGCAGTTCTGAAACTCATAAAAAGCGGAGCAAAGGGAAACATAGTAACAGTCTTCCCCGACCGCGGCGACAGATATTTCAGCACCGGACTTTACGAGTGA
- a CDS encoding aminotransferase class V-fold PLP-dependent enzyme, which translates to MSSKYTNAETAVIHGGISIDETTGAVNIPIYQTSTYKQDGLGKMRGYEYSRTGNPTREALEKLIADLEGGYAGFAFASGMAALTAVLSLLHSGDNVLISSNVYGGTFRLLSKVFDHFDISYTIADTTDLSVYESQISENTKAVIIESPANPLMTVTDIKAVAEVSHKHDLLVIVDNTFMTPYLQKPLELGADIVVHSATKYLGGHSDVVSGLAVVNSKELAEKIAFIQNSTGGVLGPFDSFLLIRGIKTLAVRMDRHVENAEKAAKFLLEHKAVKKVYYPGLENAQGYDINRRQAKNGGVMISFELHENYDINKFFESLELISLAESLGGVESLVCHPSTMTHASIPADIRKKVGITDGLIRLSTGIEKIDDILADLAQAIEKAEV; encoded by the coding sequence ATGAGCAGTAAATATACAAACGCAGAAACAGCAGTTATCCACGGCGGAATTTCAATCGACGAAACAACAGGTGCGGTAAACATACCGATCTATCAGACATCAACATACAAGCAGGACGGTCTCGGAAAAATGAGAGGCTACGAATATTCACGTACAGGAAATCCGACACGTGAGGCACTTGAAAAACTTATCGCAGATCTTGAAGGCGGTTATGCGGGATTCGCGTTCGCTTCAGGAATGGCTGCTCTTACAGCAGTTTTAAGCCTTCTTCACAGCGGTGACAACGTACTTATTTCAAGTAATGTATACGGCGGTACATTCCGTCTTTTAAGCAAAGTGTTCGATCATTTCGACATAAGCTATACCATTGCCGACACAACAGATCTTTCAGTTTATGAAAGCCAGATCAGCGAAAACACAAAGGCTGTCATCATTGAAAGCCCGGCAAATCCGCTTATGACAGTCACTGATATAAAGGCAGTTGCAGAAGTATCACATAAGCATGATCTTCTCGTTATCGTGGACAATACATTCATGACACCATACCTTCAGAAGCCGCTTGAACTCGGAGCAGATATCGTTGTTCACAGTGCAACAAAGTACCTCGGCGGACACAGTGACGTTGTTTCTGGACTTGCAGTGGTAAACTCAAAGGAGCTGGCTGAAAAGATCGCCTTTATCCAGAACTCAACAGGCGGTGTGCTCGGACCTTTTGACTCATTCCTTCTTATCCGCGGAATCAAAACTCTTGCAGTACGTATGGACAGACACGTTGAAAATGCTGAAAAGGCAGCAAAGTTCCTTCTCGAACACAAGGCGGTAAAGAAAGTTTACTATCCGGGTCTTGAAAACGCGCAGGGCTATGACATCAACCGCAGACAGGCAAAGAACGGCGGTGTAATGATCTCATTCGAACTTCACGAAAACTATGACATAAACAAATTCTTCGAAAGTCTTGAACTCATCTCACTGGCTGAAAGCCTCGGCGGTGTTGAGTCACTGGTATGCCATCCGTCAACTATGACACACGCATCCATCCCTGCAGATATACGCAAGAAGGTCGGTATAACCGACGGTCTCATCCGCCTTTCAACCGGTATTGAAAAGATAGATGACATTCTTGCAGATCTTGCACAGGCAATCGAAAAGGCGGAGGTATGA
- a CDS encoding class I SAM-dependent methyltransferase — MVDKRESVTAKICAFVRAWHSNRSREKIYDDYLAYDMLGKDEYDKTGELINKIAGLPEGTTGEEKSGFIDEYFSPIPLTRIHFTEKRLAEFAEENGKIQYVICGSGLDTFGFRNDNDNIEVFEIDHPDTQRYKLEKIKKLGWILRKNVHYVPVDFEKEKMSDRLLDSGFDPSRKTFFSILGVSYYLTLDVFTDTLKQMAELSALGSELAFDYPVKTGTFPDRVAKLEKITRDLGEVMRGGFDYNEVSRALYSLGFQIDRYMPPEKVQSEYFDGREDGLKAFENVSLISARYTAGYDYE, encoded by the coding sequence ATGGTCGATAAAAGAGAAAGCGTAACGGCTAAGATATGCGCTTTTGTCAGAGCATGGCATTCGAACAGATCACGTGAGAAGATCTACGATGATTATCTCGCCTACGACATGCTCGGTAAAGATGAATATGACAAAACAGGAGAGCTGATAAATAAAATAGCAGGTCTTCCTGAAGGGACGACGGGGGAAGAAAAAAGCGGATTCATTGATGAATACTTTTCACCGATACCGCTTACAAGAATACATTTTACGGAGAAAAGACTTGCAGAGTTTGCAGAGGAAAACGGAAAGATCCAGTACGTCATATGCGGTTCCGGCCTTGATACATTCGGTTTCAGAAACGACAATGACAACATTGAGGTCTTCGAAATCGATCATCCGGACACGCAGCGTTACAAACTTGAGAAGATAAAGAAACTCGGATGGATATTAAGAAAGAACGTTCACTACGTTCCGGTGGATTTCGAAAAGGAAAAGATGAGCGACAGGCTTTTGGATTCCGGTTTTGATCCTTCCAGAAAAACTTTTTTCAGCATACTGGGGGTATCATATTATCTTACGTTGGATGTTTTCACTGATACACTGAAACAGATGGCTGAGCTTTCAGCTTTAGGCAGTGAACTCGCCTTTGACTATCCTGTGAAGACGGGAACATTTCCTGACAGGGTGGCAAAGCTTGAAAAAATAACAAGGGATCTCGGCGAGGTAATGCGCGGAGGTTTTGACTACAATGAAGTGTCCCGTGCACTCTATTCGCTGGGTTTCCAGATAGACAGATACATGCCGCCTGAAAAGGTCCAGAGCGAATATTTCGACGGACGTGAAGACGGGTTAAAGGCTTTTGAAAACGTAAGCCTTATTTCAGCAAGATACACAGCCGGATACGATTATGAGTAA
- a CDS encoding ABC transporter permease subunit, which translates to MNFAKRYLRVTHLLFAVLLLIQLLPDKSVKEVHTGSLIAAAVGIEVITLAASALIKKEKSLALLLDIVGFVYAVLSVWSLATAKFNILNDLLFPAPGTVIHQFVEDRSKIGINVLSSLGTTIQGFLIAVVVAVPLGLFIGWSARVGGAATYITKFFSSIPPIVYIPYGIALLPTFRSVSVFVIFLATFWPVFAGTMSGVLGVDKRIIDSAKVLNVGKAETLFRVILPAALSQIFLGCNQGLSVSFILLTSAEMIGARDGMGYYVKYYSDFGDYTRTITGLLVIGFVVIAVTFLFNKLQNYLLRWKR; encoded by the coding sequence GTGAATTTCGCAAAAAGATATCTCCGCGTCACACATCTGCTTTTTGCAGTGCTTCTTCTTATACAGCTTCTTCCTGACAAATCAGTAAAGGAAGTACACACTGGATCACTTATTGCAGCCGCTGTCGGTATAGAAGTTATTACACTTGCAGCATCTGCTTTAATAAAAAAGGAAAAGTCACTTGCACTTCTCCTTGACATTGTGGGATTTGTTTATGCCGTTCTGTCGGTCTGGTCACTTGCCACAGCGAAGTTCAATATTCTTAATGACCTTCTTTTTCCTGCTCCGGGAACTGTTATCCATCAGTTCGTGGAAGACAGAAGCAAGATAGGCATAAATGTTCTCAGTTCACTCGGAACGACTATACAGGGATTTCTGATCGCAGTTGTGGTCGCAGTACCTCTGGGACTGTTTATCGGATGGAGTGCCCGTGTAGGCGGAGCAGCCACATACATTACAAAGTTCTTCAGTTCTATACCTCCTATAGTGTACATACCTTACGGTATTGCACTCCTGCCGACTTTCAGGTCAGTATCAGTTTTTGTAATTTTCCTTGCAACGTTCTGGCCTGTGTTTGCAGGAACAATGAGCGGTGTGCTTGGTGTTGACAAGAGGATAATCGATTCAGCGAAGGTTCTTAACGTAGGAAAGGCCGAAACACTTTTCCGTGTTATTCTCCCGGCGGCTCTTTCACAGATCTTCTTAGGATGCAACCAGGGACTCAGCGTTTCATTCATCCTTCTTACATCAGCGGAAATGATCGGCGCCCGTGACGGAATGGGCTATTACGTTAAATACTATTCCGACTTCGGTGACTACACAAGGACCATTACCGGACTGCTTGTTATAGGTTTTGTTGTTATCGCAGTAACATTCCTGTTCAACAAACTTCAGAATTATCTTCTCCGCTGGAAGAGATAA
- a CDS encoding ABC transporter ATP-binding protein has protein sequence MTTNKIEIKDLTVNYTENKRSFNALTNVSFNVADGEFVSVIGASGCGKSTLLSVLEGLYAPAGGSVKIDGEELHGTGSERGVVFQHYSLFPWMTTKKNIEFGIKQARHDIKRSERSKIADEFLSKVGLGEFGRKYPSQLSGGMQQRAAIARALAMDTQILLMDEPFSAIDAKNRVILQELLLELWEGDGTEKRKTVVFVTHDIDEAILLSDKIVVLTAHPGTVNEIVNVPFERPRRREELVKTDEYGKFRSRLLALLYNDIAERIGGEEVVL, from the coding sequence ATGACTACGAATAAGATTGAGATAAAAGACCTTACAGTTAATTATACAGAAAACAAACGCAGTTTCAACGCACTTACAAACGTTTCATTCAACGTGGCAGACGGTGAATTCGTAAGCGTTATTGGTGCCAGCGGATGCGGTAAATCCACACTTTTAAGCGTGCTTGAAGGACTTTATGCTCCTGCAGGCGGTTCAGTAAAAATAGACGGCGAAGAACTTCACGGAACAGGAAGCGAACGCGGGGTAGTGTTCCAGCACTACTCGCTGTTCCCGTGGATGACTACCAAGAAGAATATTGAATTCGGTATCAAGCAGGCCCGTCACGACATCAAAAGAAGCGAACGCAGCAAAATTGCTGACGAGTTCTTAAGCAAGGTAGGCCTCGGCGAATTCGGAAGAAAATATCCTTCACAGCTTTCCGGCGGTATGCAGCAGCGTGCAGCTATTGCCAGAGCGCTTGCAATGGATACACAGATCCTTCTCATGGATGAACCGTTCAGTGCTATCGATGCAAAGAACCGTGTTATCCTTCAGGAGCTTCTTCTTGAGCTCTGGGAAGGCGACGGTACTGAAAAAAGAAAGACAGTTGTTTTTGTAACTCATGACATTGATGAAGCTATACTTCTTTCAGACAAAATAGTAGTACTGACAGCTCATCCGGGTACGGTAAACGAGATCGTAAATGTTCCGTTTGAACGTCCACGCCGCCGTGAGGAACTTGTTAAGACAGATGAATATGGAAAGTTCAGAAGCAGACTTCTGGCGCTTCTCTATAACGATATTGCTGAGCGTATCGGCGGAGAGGAAGTGGTACTGTGA
- a CDS encoding ABC transporter substrate-binding protein, with product MKFSDSKVKAIAFLAAASMFTFTGCGALNNSQNDAQPASGQQSPAATESADDKTAENSEESVADDNAEAPAAAVPEKTNINIGYLNSTAHLLAFVASEEGYFKDEGLNVTLTQFSSASELVNGLESDKLDIAFIGSVPSLTFQSQGHDVTIFGGAMSNGHGYVIKSEFADKDELGVQILKGRNVASVKNSVQDAELQILLKDAGIEIGEGEDKVNIVYFDSQKDAYAALLNNNIDAASVYSPYASLAKSQGYKVVYYCAHEKALENQPCCRQVAKTSALNDNPNTYTAVERAFIKAYHFTQTDKDKTIADVQKYIDIDKDFIETEVYGGYSVSSPDPDKKGTLTLKDTIVELGYTEDYDIEPLYNTAIYKKALDSILAEDSDEIYKSLEEHFNDYE from the coding sequence ATGAAATTTTCAGACAGTAAAGTAAAAGCAATCGCATTCCTTGCAGCAGCTTCAATGTTTACATTCACAGGCTGCGGAGCTTTAAATAACAGCCAGAACGACGCACAGCCTGCTTCAGGTCAGCAGTCACCGGCTGCAACTGAAAGTGCAGACGACAAGACAGCTGAAAACAGCGAGGAAAGTGTGGCAGATGACAACGCTGAAGCACCAGCTGCAGCAGTTCCTGAAAAGACAAACATAAATATCGGATACCTCAACTCAACAGCTCATCTTCTTGCATTCGTTGCTTCTGAGGAAGGTTATTTCAAGGACGAAGGTCTTAACGTAACACTTACACAGTTCTCCAGTGCGTCTGAACTTGTGAACGGTCTTGAATCAGACAAGCTCGACATTGCTTTCATCGGTTCAGTTCCGTCTCTCACATTCCAGAGCCAGGGCCACGATGTTACAATCTTCGGCGGTGCAATGTCAAACGGTCACGGTTACGTTATCAAGTCAGAATTCGCTGACAAGGATGAACTCGGTGTTCAGATCCTCAAAGGCAGAAACGTAGCTTCAGTTAAGAACAGCGTTCAGGATGCCGAGTTACAGATCCTTCTTAAGGATGCAGGCATTGAGATCGGTGAAGGCGAAGATAAGGTAAACATTGTTTACTTCGACAGCCAGAAGGATGCCTATGCTGCACTCCTCAACAATAACATCGACGCAGCTTCAGTTTACTCACCTTATGCGTCACTCGCAAAGTCACAGGGCTACAAAGTAGTTTACTACTGCGCACATGAAAAGGCACTTGAAAACCAGCCATGCTGCCGTCAGGTTGCCAAGACTTCAGCACTTAATGATAATCCTAACACCTACACTGCTGTTGAACGTGCTTTCATCAAGGCATACCATTTCACACAGACAGACAAGGATAAGACGATCGCTGATGTTCAGAAATACATCGACATTGACAAGGATTTCATAGAAACAGAAGTCTACGGCGGATACAGCGTTTCAAGTCCTGACCCTGACAAGAAGGGAACACTTACACTTAAGGATACTATTGTTGAACTCGGATATACAGAAGATTACGATATCGAACCATTATACAACACTGCTATCTACAAGAAGGCACTTGACAGTATTTTAGCCGAAGACTCCGATGAAATTTACAAATCGTTGGAGGAGCATTTCAATGACTACGAATAA
- the nifH gene encoding nitrogenase iron protein, whose protein sequence is MAKEIRQIAIYGKGGIGKSTTTQNLTAGLVERGNKVMVVGCDPKADSTRLLLGGLAQKTVLDTLRENGDDIELEDIIKEGYGGTLCVESGGPEPGVGCAGRGIITSIGLLESLGAYTDDLDYVFYDVLGDVVCGGFAMPIREGKAKEIYIVASGEMMALYAANNISKGIARYATQGGVRLGGIICNSRNVDRERELVEAFAKELGTQLIHFVPRDNEVQRAEIHRKTVIDHNPKAKQADEYRELARRIEENTSFVIPKPLSAERLEEILFEYGLMDNIKDNYVI, encoded by the coding sequence ATGGCTAAAGAAATAAGACAGATCGCTATCTACGGTAAAGGCGGTATCGGCAAATCAACAACTACACAGAACCTTACAGCAGGACTCGTCGAAAGAGGCAACAAGGTAATGGTGGTGGGATGTGACCCGAAGGCCGACTCCACACGACTTCTTCTCGGCGGACTTGCGCAGAAGACGGTTCTCGATACACTCCGTGAAAACGGTGATGACATAGAACTTGAAGATATCATCAAGGAAGGCTACGGCGGAACGCTCTGCGTTGAATCAGGCGGACCGGAACCGGGTGTAGGATGTGCAGGACGAGGCATCATTACATCAATAGGACTTCTCGAAAGCCTCGGAGCTTACACTGATGATCTTGACTATGTTTTCTATGACGTTCTCGGTGACGTTGTCTGTGGAGGCTTCGCAATGCCGATCCGTGAGGGCAAGGCCAAGGAGATCTACATAGTAGCCAGCGGTGAGATGATGGCGCTTTATGCAGCGAACAATATCTCAAAGGGTATTGCACGCTATGCGACACAGGGCGGAGTACGTCTTGGCGGTATCATATGCAACAGCCGTAACGTTGACCGTGAACGTGAGCTTGTTGAAGCATTCGCAAAGGAACTCGGAACGCAGCTCATCCACTTCGTACCGCGTGACAACGAAGTACAGCGCGCCGAGATCCACAGAAAGACCGTTATTGATCATAATCCGAAGGCAAAGCAGGCTGACGAGTACCGTGAACTTGCACGCAGAATAGAGGAAAACACAAGCTTTGTCATTCCGAAACCGCTTTCAGCCGAACGCCTGGAGGAGATTCTCTTTGAATACGGACTGATGGATAATATCAAGGACAACTACGTAATCTGA
- a CDS encoding radical SAM protein, with protein MAIPYEELTTKHPCYARGKKGSTGRIHLPVCPTCNIECRFCDRRINDYEQRPGVASAVITPDEAVEAVSKSLELCPEIKVAGIAGPGDTLASDYALETFRLIGNRFPGLVKCMSTNGLLLSERADDVISAGVDSLTVTVNAVDPEISAKLNRGILWHGRHYTGTEAAEILIKNQLEGIRKISVAGITVKVNTVLVIGINDEHIEDIARTVKEAGASIYNIIPLIPQYELKDYPEPSCVQIDAARTKAQKYIDVFRHCQRCRADAIGVPGEKDFGDQIYLKRIAHKDTFSHG; from the coding sequence ATGGCGATCCCCTACGAAGAGCTGACAACAAAACACCCCTGCTACGCAAGGGGAAAGAAAGGATCCACAGGAAGAATACATCTTCCGGTCTGTCCTACATGTAATATAGAATGCCGTTTCTGTGACAGACGTATAAATGACTACGAACAGCGTCCCGGAGTTGCTTCGGCGGTGATCACACCGGATGAGGCGGTGGAGGCAGTAAGTAAATCACTGGAACTCTGTCCGGAAATAAAGGTCGCAGGCATTGCCGGACCGGGTGATACTCTGGCTTCAGACTACGCACTTGAAACCTTCAGACTTATAGGAAACAGATTTCCCGGACTTGTAAAGTGCATGAGCACAAACGGCCTTCTGCTTTCTGAAAGAGCGGATGACGTAATAAGTGCCGGTGTGGATTCACTTACAGTCACAGTAAATGCGGTCGATCCTGAGATCAGTGCAAAACTCAACAGGGGAATACTCTGGCACGGCAGGCACTACACGGGAACGGAAGCAGCTGAGATCCTCATAAAAAATCAGCTTGAAGGCATAAGGAAAATCAGTGTTGCGGGCATAACGGTCAAGGTAAACACGGTGCTTGTCATCGGGATAAACGATGAACACATTGAAGACATCGCCCGCACAGTGAAAGAAGCGGGAGCATCCATTTACAATATAATCCCGCTCATTCCTCAGTATGAACTTAAGGATTATCCTGAACCGTCCTGTGTTCAGATAGATGCTGCAAGAACGAAGGCACAGAAATATATTGATGTATTCCGTCACTGCCAGCGCTGCCGCGCGGATGCAATAGGCGTTCCCGGCGAAAAGGATTTCGGTGACCAGATATATCTCAAACGTATAGCCCATAAGGATACGTTCTCACACGGATAA
- a CDS encoding NifB/NifX family molybdenum-iron cluster-binding protein, whose amino-acid sequence MTYRLAIASSDGKVVNQHFGHADRFYIVDLDTENNTCNYVDTRNSERVCEGQFHRESSFDRVADVLKDVQAILVAKIGEGASAQMESRGFTVYESPFLIEPLLEKILSDRLWEVDRWRSPTKS is encoded by the coding sequence ATGACATACAGGTTAGCAATTGCCTCATCGGACGGCAAGGTCGTAAACCAGCATTTTGGTCATGCTGACAGGTTTTACATAGTTGACCTTGATACGGAAAACAACACCTGTAATTATGTTGATACGCGAAATTCAGAACGCGTATGTGAAGGACAGTTCCACCGCGAATCTTCATTTGACAGGGTGGCAGATGTACTTAAGGATGTTCAGGCAATACTTGTTGCAAAGATAGGCGAGGGAGCATCAGCTCAGATGGAAAGCCGCGGATTTACAGTATATGAATCTCCGTTTCTCATTGAGCCGCTTCTGGAAAAGATATTAAGTGACAGACTGTGGGAGGTGGACAGATGGCGATCCCCTACGAAGAGCTGA
- a CDS encoding ABC transporter substrate-binding protein, producing MKITEKILSGALALTVALTAFTGCSSSSENAAEQNTEKKKFNLGHLNSTAHLLGFVAKEEGFFDEEGLDVTLTQLTSSTELVNSLESDKLDAILLGAFGGMAFQSSGHDITYFGGAMTNGHGYIIKPEKAKGFERGDVNMLKGKNVAVTKNSTDDLELQILLKDKGIEIGEGPDKVNIIYFDSQKDSYAALLNDNIDATHVYSPYASLGQRQGYSLVYYDVDFDIFENIPCCRQTAKTEDLKNDKDTYVAFERAMIKAYKFYQENEAETIEDVKKYINIEEDDIKVEVYGGFSSSNPDPDRLATINVKDRAVDVGIYKDFDIESHINTEIYDEALSSILKENPDDAIYKSLKEHFDKYQ from the coding sequence TTGAAAATTACAGAAAAAATACTCTCCGGTGCCCTTGCACTGACAGTCGCTCTGACAGCCTTCACCGGATGTTCTTCATCTTCAGAAAATGCAGCAGAGCAGAACACGGAGAAGAAAAAGTTCAATCTGGGACATCTTAACTCCACAGCACATCTTCTCGGATTCGTCGCAAAGGAGGAAGGCTTCTTCGACGAAGAGGGACTCGACGTAACACTTACACAGCTGACAAGTTCGACAGAACTGGTAAACAGCCTTGAATCAGACAAGCTCGATGCAATACTGCTCGGTGCATTCGGCGGAATGGCCTTTCAGAGCAGCGGGCACGACATAACATACTTCGGCGGTGCCATGACAAACGGCCACGGCTACATCATCAAACCGGAAAAGGCAAAGGGATTTGAACGCGGAGACGTAAATATGCTGAAGGGCAAAAACGTTGCCGTAACAAAGAACTCCACGGACGATCTTGAACTCCAGATTCTTCTGAAGGACAAAGGAATTGAGATCGGTGAAGGTCCTGACAAGGTGAACATAATCTACTTTGATTCACAGAAAGACTCATACGCCGCACTTCTCAACGACAATATTGACGCAACACACGTTTACTCACCGTATGCATCTCTCGGACAGCGCCAGGGATATTCGCTGGTCTACTACGATGTGGACTTTGACATTTTCGAAAACATTCCGTGCTGCCGTCAGACTGCAAAAACGGAAGATCTTAAAAACGACAAGGACACTTATGTTGCGTTTGAAAGAGCTATGATAAAAGCGTATAAGTTCTATCAGGAAAACGAAGCTGAAACAATTGAAGACGTAAAGAAGTACATCAACATTGAAGAAGACGACATTAAAGTTGAAGTTTACGGCGGATTCAGTTCATCCAATCCTGACCCGGACCGCCTTGCAACGATAAACGTAAAGGACCGCGCAGTTGACGTCGGCATTTACAAGGATTTTGACATAGAATCACACATAAATACTGAAATATATGACGAAGCACTAAGCAGCATTCTGAAGGAAAATCCTGATGATGCCATTTACAAATCACTTAAGGAACATTTTGATAAATACCAGTAA